A region from the Oscillospiraceae bacterium genome encodes:
- a CDS encoding CDP-alcohol phosphatidyltransferase family protein has translation MTIPNILSLFRMVLIPIYAWLYFSDYKSGALIAGIVLVVSGLTDLFDGAIARKYNQISELGKVLDPLADKLTQVAVFVCLYFKFKYLLPLFCFIVYKELLMLAVGYGVLKKGFVVTSKWWGKVTTFLIYCAVAAFTFFPGLPKTAILAISALLLAMLAFSMWGYAEVLVGVFAKSSLTGRDLKEIAEETY, from the coding sequence TTGACCATACCAAACATACTGTCTCTATTCAGAATGGTTTTAATCCCGATCTATGCGTGGCTCTATTTTTCGGACTATAAAAGCGGTGCGTTGATTGCGGGCATCGTATTGGTCGTCTCCGGCCTGACCGATTTGTTTGACGGAGCAATCGCTCGCAAGTATAATCAGATCAGCGAACTGGGCAAGGTGTTGGATCCGCTGGCCGACAAGCTGACACAGGTGGCCGTATTTGTCTGTCTGTATTTTAAATTCAAATATCTTCTGCCGCTGTTTTGCTTTATCGTCTATAAAGAGCTGCTGATGCTGGCGGTGGGATACGGTGTTTTGAAAAAGGGCTTCGTGGTGACCTCCAAATGGTGGGGCAAGGTCACGACGTTTTTGATATATTGCGCGGTGGCGGCGTTCACTTTCTTCCCGGGGCTGCCGAAAACCGCGATACTTGCAATATCCGCTCTGCTGCTGGCGATGCTGGCCTTCTCGATGTGGGGCTATGCGGAGGTATTGGTCGGCGTATTCGCAAAATCCTCGCTGACCGGCAGAGACTTGAAGGAAATAGCGGAAGAAACCTATTGA